The proteins below are encoded in one region of Bosea sp. BIWAKO-01:
- a CDS encoding LysR family transcriptional regulator → MSNLSLDQLQAFVDVVELGSFTAAAERRGLSQPAVSLQLRQLERRLGVTLIERIGRKCQTTPAGDELLGYAHQIGRLVGGATEAMARHGKGAMGRVRLGTGATACIYLLPPVLKELRRKFPTLEITVTTGNTTDFLKAIEENAIDVALVTLPAAGRMLDVTPVLDDEFVLIAPQDMPLPAKVDPAWLEGRPVILFEPGGRTRSIADAWLSQAGVTLRPIMSLGSVEAIKELVGAGLGCAVLPGMAVAGHRAPTGVAVRSLTPPLKRTLAIVVRRDKKLHRGLSETIRALGKLSV, encoded by the coding sequence GTGTCCAATCTCAGTCTCGACCAGCTGCAGGCCTTCGTCGACGTCGTGGAGCTGGGCAGCTTCACCGCCGCGGCTGAACGCCGAGGGCTCTCGCAGCCGGCCGTCAGCTTGCAATTGCGCCAGCTGGAGCGACGTCTGGGAGTGACGCTGATCGAACGGATCGGCCGCAAATGCCAGACAACCCCGGCGGGCGATGAACTCCTGGGCTATGCACACCAGATCGGCCGCCTGGTCGGCGGCGCGACCGAAGCCATGGCACGGCATGGCAAGGGCGCGATGGGACGTGTCAGGCTCGGGACAGGCGCGACGGCCTGCATCTATCTGCTGCCACCGGTGCTGAAGGAACTCCGCCGGAAATTCCCGACGCTCGAGATCACGGTCACCACCGGCAACACGACCGATTTTCTCAAGGCCATCGAGGAGAACGCGATCGATGTCGCATTGGTGACGTTGCCTGCGGCAGGCCGCATGCTGGACGTGACCCCGGTGCTCGACGACGAGTTCGTCCTCATCGCGCCGCAGGACATGCCGCTCCCCGCCAAGGTCGACCCGGCCTGGCTCGAAGGCCGCCCCGTTATCCTCTTCGAGCCCGGCGGGAGGACGCGCAGCATCGCCGATGCGTGGCTCTCTCAGGCGGGGGTGACGCTCAGGCCGATCATGTCCTTGGGGAGCGTGGAAGCCATCAAGGAACTCGTCGGAGCGGGGTTGGGCTGTGCCGTCCTGCCAGGCATGGCAGTCGCGGGGCACCGGGCTCCAACAGGGGTCGCGGTCCGGAGCCTGACCCCACCCCTCAAGCGCACCCTGGCGATCGTCGTCCGCCGTGACAAGAAGCTGCATAGAGGGCTCTCGGAAACGATCCGCGCACTAGGCAAACTGTCCGTCTGA
- a CDS encoding GNAT family N-acetyltransferase: MPSLAECPSQPSAISSSRVAIRAAQERDLETIQEIYAHHVLHGLASFETVAPSLEELAARRAAVLDLGLPFLVAEIDAAVVGYCYATCYRPRPAYRYTVEDSVYVAPGMAGRGIGSRLLAALIDHCERGPWRQMVAVIGNSDNRGSIALHGRMGFEPVGTFRAIGFKLGGWLDTVLMQRALGQGALTPPDDGSYPSASA, translated from the coding sequence ATGCCCAGCCTGGCGGAATGCCCATCGCAGCCATCGGCCATCTCATCGTCCAGGGTCGCGATCCGCGCGGCGCAAGAGCGCGACCTCGAGACCATCCAGGAGATTTATGCGCACCATGTTCTGCATGGGCTCGCCAGCTTCGAGACCGTTGCGCCTTCGCTCGAGGAGTTGGCGGCCAGGCGCGCTGCCGTCCTCGATCTCGGCCTGCCCTTCCTGGTGGCGGAAATCGACGCAGCGGTCGTCGGCTACTGCTATGCGACGTGCTACCGGCCCCGGCCCGCCTATCGATATACGGTGGAGGATTCCGTCTATGTCGCGCCGGGAATGGCAGGGCGCGGCATTGGGAGCCGGCTCCTGGCCGCCCTCATCGACCACTGTGAGAGGGGCCCCTGGCGCCAAATGGTGGCCGTCATCGGCAATAGCGACAATCGCGGTTCGATCGCCTTGCACGGTCGCATGGGCTTCGAACCGGTCGGCACGTTTCGGGCAATCGGCTTCAAGCTGGGAGGGTGGTTGGACACGGTGCTGATGCAAAGGGCGTTGGGCCAGGGAGCCCTTACGCCGCCAGATGACGGTTCGTATCCATCGGCCTCGGCATGA
- a CDS encoding MFS transporter encodes MMRRWAVFNLGLTQLISWGVTYYLIGAFGNLIVADTGWSREAVYGGYSLALLVMGLSSAPIGALIDRRGGRSVMIGGAWLNALGCLLLALGGNLALYFTAWFMLGLGMRMSLYDAAFATLARLLGSDARRPISQITLLGGLASTVFWPIGSALAETLGWRGAVFAYAAISLLAIPLLTTLPVASRPIISSSRSSTGRIETPRRKVWAAGLFALIVTLANFLNSGMSAHMIAMMVGLGLSASTAIMAASFRGIGQSAARLCEVLFGARVDPIALNLFATVVLLVSFVAGFLAVSTWQAALVFAFMYGAGNGLLTITRGTVPLILFDPASYGRFVGTLVAPSFLLSATAPIAYAATITRYGDAGALLLSAAVAAVGALAALALFVLSHVRAS; translated from the coding sequence ATGATGCGCCGTTGGGCTGTCTTCAATCTCGGTCTCACGCAGCTCATCTCGTGGGGGGTGACGTATTACCTGATCGGGGCATTCGGCAACCTGATCGTCGCGGATACCGGCTGGTCGCGCGAGGCGGTCTACGGAGGGTATTCGCTTGCCCTCCTGGTCATGGGGCTGAGCTCTGCGCCGATCGGCGCATTGATCGATCGGAGGGGCGGGCGCTCCGTCATGATCGGCGGAGCGTGGCTCAATGCGCTCGGCTGCCTCCTGCTCGCGCTGGGAGGCAATCTCGCGCTCTACTTCACGGCCTGGTTCATGCTTGGATTGGGCATGCGCATGTCGCTCTATGACGCTGCCTTCGCCACCCTGGCGCGGTTGTTGGGCAGCGACGCGCGCCGCCCGATATCCCAGATCACGCTTCTGGGAGGCCTGGCCTCGACGGTCTTCTGGCCGATCGGCAGTGCTCTTGCGGAAACCCTGGGCTGGCGGGGAGCCGTGTTCGCCTATGCTGCGATTTCTCTGCTGGCGATCCCGCTTCTGACCACATTGCCCGTCGCCTCGCGGCCGATCATCTCGTCCTCCCGGTCCAGCACCGGCCGCATCGAAACCCCGCGTCGGAAGGTTTGGGCGGCAGGCCTGTTTGCCTTGATCGTGACGCTGGCGAACTTCCTGAATTCGGGAATGTCGGCGCACATGATTGCGATGATGGTTGGCCTCGGATTGAGCGCGTCGACTGCAATCATGGCCGCGAGTTTCCGTGGTATCGGCCAGTCGGCGGCGCGCCTCTGCGAGGTGCTGTTCGGAGCCCGGGTCGATCCCATTGCTCTCAACCTCTTTGCCACCGTCGTCCTGCTCGTCAGTTTCGTCGCCGGCTTCCTGGCGGTGTCGACATGGCAGGCTGCGCTTGTCTTCGCCTTCATGTACGGCGCCGGCAACGGCTTGCTGACGATCACGCGGGGAACCGTGCCGCTCATCCTGTTCGATCCGGCGAGTTACGGACGCTTCGTTGGAACACTCGTGGCCCCGAGCTTCCTGCTATCGGCCACGGCGCCGATCGCCTACGCGGCCACGATCACGCGCTATGGCGACGCGGGTGCGCTGCTTTTGTCGGCCGCAGTTGCAGCGGTCGGGGCCCTTGCGGCGCTCGCCCTGTTTGTTCTCAGCCATGTGCGAGCATCCTGA
- a CDS encoding SDR family oxidoreductase, with amino-acid sequence MTQELAGKVAAITGAASGIGLACAKRLLVAGARVVLVDRDREALARVTEPLGPEAIPLVVDLADAASVTGMMPQILERAGGLDIFHANAGAYVGGPVSDGDPDAWDRMLHLNINAVFRSIHAVLPHMTARKTGDILVTSSIAGIVPVVWEPIYTASKHAVQAFVHTLRRQVIPHGLRVGAVLPGPVVTALIADWPQEKLEAERARSGLIEAEEVAEAVHFMLTRPRNVTIRDLVILPQSTDL; translated from the coding sequence GTGACCCAGGAACTGGCCGGAAAAGTCGCCGCGATTACCGGCGCCGCATCGGGGATCGGATTGGCCTGCGCGAAACGGCTGCTCGTGGCCGGCGCGCGCGTCGTTCTCGTCGATCGCGACCGCGAAGCACTGGCCCGTGTCACCGAGCCTCTCGGCCCGGAAGCGATACCGCTCGTCGTGGACTTGGCCGATGCGGCCTCCGTCACCGGCATGATGCCGCAGATCCTCGAGCGGGCCGGAGGACTCGACATCTTCCACGCCAATGCCGGGGCCTATGTCGGCGGACCCGTCAGCGACGGAGATCCCGACGCCTGGGATCGCATGCTGCATCTCAACATCAATGCCGTATTCCGCAGCATCCACGCGGTGCTGCCGCATATGACCGCGCGCAAGACGGGCGATATCCTCGTCACCAGCTCGATCGCCGGCATTGTGCCAGTGGTGTGGGAGCCGATCTACACTGCCTCCAAACATGCGGTGCAGGCCTTCGTTCATACCCTGCGGCGCCAGGTCATTCCGCATGGGCTCCGTGTCGGGGCAGTCCTGCCGGGTCCGGTCGTGACCGCCCTCATCGCCGACTGGCCACAGGAGAAGCTCGAGGCGGAGCGCGCCAGGAGCGGTCTGATCGAAGCCGAGGAGGTCGCCGAAGCCGTCCATTTCATGCTGACCCGGCCGCGGAACGTCACCATCCGGGATCTCGTGATCCTGCCCCAGAGCACCGACCTCTAA
- a CDS encoding FGGY-family carbohydrate kinase, protein MTEHFIGIDVGTASARAGIFDRSGRTLATAKHGIALYRDGPDIAEQSSGDIWKSVCACVREAMATARLAPEAIAGIGFDATCSLVVLGQSGVPLPVGPHGDPDRNIIVWMDHRALDQAERINRTNHPVLAYVGGTISPEMETPKLLWLKENLPATYDAAWQFLDLADFLTWRATGSLARSTCTVTCKWTYLAHEARWDSGYFHRIGLGDLGEDGFARVGTEIVPGGTALARGLTEKAAAELGLKPGTAVAAGLIDAHAGGVGSVGVRSSHGTALTRMAYVFGTSACTMASSREPIFIPGVWGPYFSAMAPDLWLSEGGQSGAGAAIEQLIGFHPAAPEAQQRAAAEHCSLPDWLAAQAAMRVHVPSEAAYLAKGLVVVPDFLGNRSPHADPQARALIAGLGMERDLDHLVALYVAGLTGIGYGLRQIIEASRAKGATIEAIVLSGGAGRTPLIRQLLADCAGLPMLVPEEVDPVLLGSAMLGAAAAGIFEGLAQAMDEMAPGASVFAPVGGDISRLHDRRFAAFETLQAAARAARALLQETNDHAVSEAMT, encoded by the coding sequence ATGACAGAGCACTTCATTGGCATTGACGTCGGCACCGCGAGCGCCCGCGCGGGTATCTTCGACCGGAGCGGGCGGACGCTCGCGACGGCGAAGCACGGCATCGCGCTGTATCGGGACGGGCCGGACATCGCCGAGCAGTCGAGTGGTGACATCTGGAAATCCGTCTGCGCCTGCGTCCGCGAGGCCATGGCGACGGCACGGCTTGCGCCGGAGGCCATCGCAGGTATCGGCTTCGATGCGACATGCTCCCTGGTCGTGCTCGGGCAGAGTGGGGTTCCCCTGCCCGTCGGTCCCCACGGCGATCCGGACCGCAACATCATTGTCTGGATGGACCACCGTGCGCTCGATCAGGCCGAACGCATCAACCGCACGAACCATCCGGTGCTCGCCTATGTCGGCGGCACGATTTCGCCCGAGATGGAGACGCCCAAGCTGCTCTGGCTCAAGGAAAACCTGCCGGCCACCTATGATGCGGCCTGGCAGTTCCTTGATCTCGCCGACTTCCTGACCTGGCGGGCAACCGGCTCGCTGGCGCGCTCGACCTGCACGGTGACCTGCAAATGGACCTACCTCGCACATGAAGCGCGCTGGGATTCTGGCTATTTCCACCGGATCGGACTCGGCGATCTCGGCGAGGATGGCTTTGCCCGCGTCGGCACGGAGATCGTTCCCGGAGGCACTGCGCTTGCGCGGGGGCTGACCGAAAAGGCCGCGGCCGAGCTCGGGCTGAAGCCGGGCACTGCCGTTGCGGCGGGATTGATCGACGCTCATGCCGGCGGTGTCGGCTCGGTTGGTGTGCGCTCGTCGCACGGCACGGCACTGACCCGCATGGCCTATGTCTTCGGGACCTCCGCCTGCACCATGGCAAGCAGCCGCGAGCCGATCTTCATTCCCGGCGTGTGGGGCCCCTACTTCTCGGCAATGGCGCCTGATCTCTGGCTCAGCGAGGGCGGTCAATCCGGCGCCGGCGCCGCGATCGAACAATTGATCGGATTTCATCCGGCAGCGCCGGAGGCGCAGCAGCGTGCGGCGGCAGAACATTGCTCATTGCCGGACTGGCTCGCCGCGCAAGCCGCGATGCGGGTGCATGTCCCTTCAGAGGCCGCATATCTTGCGAAAGGTCTCGTCGTCGTGCCGGATTTTCTCGGCAACCGGTCGCCACATGCCGATCCGCAGGCCCGGGCCCTGATCGCAGGCCTTGGCATGGAACGCGATCTCGACCATCTCGTCGCGCTCTATGTCGCCGGGCTGACGGGCATCGGCTACGGCCTCCGGCAGATCATCGAGGCCAGCCGCGCCAAGGGGGCGACGATCGAAGCGATCGTGCTCAGCGGCGGCGCCGGCCGTACGCCGCTGATCCGGCAATTGCTTGCGGACTGTGCCGGGCTGCCCATGCTCGTTCCGGAGGAGGTCGATCCCGTCCTTCTCGGTTCCGCGATGCTCGGCGCGGCGGCAGCCGGAATATTTGAGGGCCTCGCGCAAGCCATGGACGAGATGGCACCGGGCGCCAGCGTCTTCGCCCCGGTTGGCGGCGACATCTCCCGGCTGCACGACAGGCGCTTTGCTGCCTTTGAAACGCTGCAGGCAGCCGCGCGCGCGGCGCGCGCTCTGCTGCAGGAGACGAATGATCATGCCGTGTCGGAGGCGATGACGTGA
- a CDS encoding LacI family DNA-binding transcriptional regulator: protein MSTKRVTIKEVAALAGVSIATVSNVFSGNKPVNADLQERVQKAARELSYQVDRAASQLRSGQAKVVGVLVPDLDDVFFTSLVSQLEVMAQADGYDIIVASSRDDTALEQSRLRALLAWRPSGLIAIPCSDDVPAGLDREIGRLPLVFADRVPPEGCIVDTVAIDNREAGEIAARHLLGRGHRDIVVAASSLGISPIRERTRGACDLIRAAIGREAVVVELGSNAERGAGAFLHWLERHPQPSAVLALTNVTTLSALSALARLRVDIPDPVSVVGFDDYPWMSARKTGLTAIRQPIAEIAAAVWQRLRARMAGDGSAPQRIVLQTSLQVRESVRDLVPGAADATLSDWIART, encoded by the coding sequence GTGAGCACGAAACGTGTCACGATCAAGGAGGTAGCTGCGCTCGCTGGCGTGTCGATCGCCACGGTGTCGAACGTCTTCAGCGGCAACAAGCCGGTCAATGCCGATCTCCAGGAGCGGGTCCAGAAGGCGGCGCGTGAGCTGTCCTACCAGGTCGACCGCGCGGCCTCGCAGCTCCGCTCGGGACAGGCGAAGGTCGTGGGCGTGCTCGTGCCGGACCTGGACGACGTGTTCTTCACCTCGCTTGTCTCCCAGCTCGAAGTGATGGCGCAGGCCGACGGCTATGACATCATCGTCGCCAGCTCGCGTGACGATACCGCCTTGGAACAGTCAAGGCTGCGTGCCCTTCTGGCCTGGCGGCCTTCCGGCCTGATCGCGATACCCTGCAGCGACGACGTGCCCGCAGGACTTGATCGCGAGATCGGTCGGCTGCCCCTTGTTTTCGCGGATCGCGTTCCGCCCGAAGGCTGCATCGTAGACACGGTCGCGATCGACAATCGCGAAGCCGGCGAGATCGCGGCAAGGCATCTGCTGGGCAGGGGCCATCGCGATATCGTCGTCGCTGCCTCGAGCCTCGGCATTTCGCCGATCCGCGAGCGCACGCGCGGCGCTTGCGACCTGATCCGGGCGGCGATCGGTCGCGAAGCCGTCGTCGTCGAGCTCGGTTCCAATGCCGAACGCGGGGCTGGTGCCTTCCTGCACTGGCTCGAGCGGCACCCGCAGCCGAGCGCAGTCCTCGCGCTGACCAACGTCACGACGCTGAGCGCGCTATCGGCGCTGGCCCGCCTGCGGGTCGATATCCCCGATCCGGTCTCCGTGGTCGGTTTCGACGACTATCCCTGGATGAGCGCGCGCAAGACCGGCCTCACCGCAATCCGGCAGCCGATCGCGGAGATCGCCGCAGCCGTCTGGCAGCGCCTGCGCGCGCGCATGGCGGGCGACGGCTCGGCGCCACAACGCATCGTGCTGCAGACAAGCCTGCAGGTCCGCGAATCCGTTCGCGATCTCGTGCCCGGCGCGGCTGATGCCACCCTTTCCGACTGGATCGCGAGGACATGA
- a CDS encoding SDR family NAD(P)-dependent oxidoreductase has product MSSSFWQDRVFVVTGGARGQGAAEVSRLLAVGAKVVVADVLGSDHPHWSVRGGTTDRLSVVTADISREESWAEILAAAGTLGGSLSGLVNNAGITLRKAVTETTHDEWLAVLNVNLNAAFLGIRHLAPHMADGGSIVNVSSTAGLTGYYSAAYTASKWGLRGLAKAAAIELAARGIRVNTICPGLVDTPMINQPNGGYDAQRATAFYEGNRMMTPLARGADPDEIAGAVMFLLGPDSRFITGADLAVDGGMIGAGIYTRIGRDVGTVQSP; this is encoded by the coding sequence GTGAGTTCATCCTTCTGGCAGGATCGCGTCTTCGTCGTCACCGGTGGGGCAAGAGGGCAAGGCGCAGCCGAGGTGTCGCGCCTTCTCGCAGTCGGCGCGAAGGTTGTGGTCGCCGACGTGCTCGGGTCGGATCACCCGCATTGGTCAGTCCGGGGTGGCACGACGGACAGGCTGAGTGTCGTCACGGCCGACATATCGCGGGAGGAATCCTGGGCGGAGATCCTCGCTGCTGCCGGCACGCTTGGAGGCTCGCTCTCGGGGCTGGTCAACAATGCCGGCATCACGCTTCGGAAGGCCGTCACGGAGACCACGCATGACGAGTGGCTGGCCGTGCTGAACGTCAACCTCAATGCCGCCTTCCTGGGTATCCGGCACCTGGCGCCGCACATGGCCGACGGTGGGTCGATCGTGAACGTGTCTTCCACGGCTGGCCTCACCGGCTATTACAGCGCCGCCTACACCGCCAGCAAATGGGGGCTGCGCGGTCTCGCAAAGGCTGCTGCCATCGAACTGGCGGCTCGCGGAATTCGGGTGAACACGATCTGCCCGGGGCTCGTCGATACGCCGATGATCAATCAGCCCAACGGAGGCTACGACGCTCAGCGCGCCACCGCCTTCTACGAAGGAAACCGGATGATGACGCCGCTGGCGCGCGGCGCCGACCCGGACGAGATTGCCGGCGCGGTGATGTTTCTGCTCGGCCCCGATAGCCGTTTCATCACCGGCGCGGATCTTGCCGTCGATGGCGGCATGATTGGTGCCGGCATCTACACAAGGATCGGGCGCGACGTCGGGACTGTACAGTCGCCCTAG
- a CDS encoding SDR family NAD(P)-dependent oxidoreductase produces the protein MQDCQKAHRGKIAVVTGASGGIGAAVCAKLNAEGAKVIALDRHDGPGSAGIDRRIVDIANTAALQNTVAQIASDHGRIDIWVNNAGFLERQAALDITVDDWSKSIDVNLTAAFFGAQAAARVMKDGGGGSIVNLSSYAGLKARPNCAPYAAAKAAIAHLTSCLAIEWGPLNIRVNAIAPGYIETPMSAWMHADPEQKAIYLGRTPLGRMGQPTEIADSVSFLASDAAGYITGHVLGVDGGIGRS, from the coding sequence ATGCAAGATTGCCAGAAAGCCCATCGGGGCAAGATCGCCGTCGTGACCGGCGCGAGCGGCGGTATTGGAGCAGCCGTCTGCGCGAAGCTGAATGCCGAGGGCGCCAAGGTCATCGCGCTCGACCGCCACGACGGACCGGGCTCGGCCGGGATCGATCGCCGGATCGTCGACATCGCGAACACCGCCGCGCTGCAGAACACCGTCGCTCAGATCGCGTCCGATCACGGCCGCATCGACATCTGGGTGAACAATGCGGGCTTCCTGGAGCGCCAGGCCGCACTCGACATCACGGTCGATGACTGGAGCAAGTCGATCGACGTCAATCTGACGGCGGCGTTCTTTGGAGCGCAGGCCGCTGCGCGGGTCATGAAGGACGGCGGCGGTGGTTCGATCGTCAACCTGTCGAGCTATGCCGGCTTGAAGGCCCGGCCCAACTGCGCCCCTTATGCTGCAGCCAAGGCAGCAATCGCGCACCTGACATCATGTCTCGCCATCGAGTGGGGCCCCCTGAACATTCGCGTCAATGCCATCGCCCCCGGCTATATCGAAACCCCGATGAGTGCATGGATGCACGCCGATCCCGAGCAGAAGGCGATCTATCTCGGTCGCACGCCGCTCGGACGCATGGGGCAGCCGACGGAGATCGCGGATTCCGTGAGCTTCCTCGCGTCCGATGCCGCCGGCTACATCACCGGCCACGTCCTGGGTGTCGACGGAGGCATCGGCAGGTCGTGA
- a CDS encoding MFS transporter, with protein sequence MSADILAGGEAARPHDRVARSKSLQSLRAAAVGNLLEWFDWTLYGTFAVYLAANFFEKTDSTSALLSTLAVFAVGFVARPIGGIIFGRFGDRIGRKNTLIVTMSTMAAASLMIALIPSYANIGIWASALLLIARLLQGLAHGGESGVSYAYVAEIAPAERRGLWASSVFISVTLGVMAATLLGIVLTSLFSPADMMAYGWRLGFAFGGILGLFALYMRRAAHESPVYDADEAAPAVVAPMNGRDKLQILLKVVFFSAGSNVAYYTWVTFAPSFAISARGMDARGAFIASLLAQLVVLCLLPFFGHLADKFGRKPMVFVYGLGLILAPIPVAAILTNEPWTLFVSQGIGLAVWAIIASIYPTLIAEQIPTQQRALGVGFLSSLSVAIFGGTAPYLNAWLSSIGLSWVFSLYIMVLGALAVIAAIMIRETRGVPLSQIRSGR encoded by the coding sequence ATGTCAGCCGATATTCTGGCGGGCGGCGAGGCCGCGCGTCCACACGATCGCGTCGCCAGGAGCAAATCGCTCCAGTCGCTCCGAGCAGCCGCGGTCGGTAATCTGCTCGAGTGGTTCGATTGGACACTCTACGGCACCTTCGCCGTCTATCTCGCAGCCAATTTCTTCGAGAAGACGGACTCCACATCCGCGCTGCTCTCGACGCTCGCCGTCTTTGCGGTTGGCTTCGTTGCGAGACCGATCGGAGGCATCATCTTCGGGCGCTTCGGCGATCGGATCGGCCGCAAGAACACCCTGATCGTGACGATGTCGACGATGGCTGCGGCCAGCCTGATGATCGCCCTCATCCCCTCTTACGCGAACATCGGGATTTGGGCGTCGGCACTGTTGCTGATCGCGCGCCTGCTGCAGGGCCTGGCACATGGCGGTGAGTCCGGCGTCTCCTATGCCTATGTTGCAGAGATCGCTCCCGCCGAACGGCGCGGCCTTTGGGCAAGCAGCGTCTTCATCAGCGTGACGCTCGGCGTCATGGCGGCGACCCTCCTGGGTATCGTGCTGACGTCGCTCTTCTCGCCGGCGGACATGATGGCTTATGGCTGGCGTCTCGGCTTCGCGTTCGGTGGCATCCTCGGTCTGTTCGCGCTCTACATGCGCCGCGCAGCGCATGAGTCCCCGGTCTATGACGCGGACGAAGCCGCACCTGCGGTTGTCGCGCCGATGAATGGCCGGGACAAACTGCAGATCCTGCTGAAGGTGGTCTTTTTCTCGGCCGGCTCCAATGTCGCCTACTACACCTGGGTGACCTTCGCTCCGAGCTTTGCGATCTCCGCACGCGGAATGGACGCTCGCGGAGCCTTCATCGCGAGCCTGCTCGCGCAGCTCGTCGTTCTCTGTCTGCTGCCCTTCTTCGGGCATCTCGCCGACAAGTTCGGCCGCAAGCCGATGGTGTTCGTCTATGGGTTGGGGCTCATCCTGGCACCGATTCCCGTCGCAGCGATCCTGACGAACGAACCCTGGACCCTCTTCGTCTCCCAAGGCATCGGCCTGGCGGTCTGGGCGATCATCGCCTCGATCTACCCGACCCTGATCGCAGAGCAGATCCCGACCCAGCAGCGGGCGCTCGGCGTCGGTTTCCTGTCGTCGCTTTCGGTCGCGATTTTCGGTGGCACGGCCCCCTATCTCAACGCCTGGCTGAGCTCGATCGGACTGTCCTGGGTGTTCTCGCTCTACATCATGGTCCTTGGCGCACTCGCCGTCATCGCCGCGATCATGATCCGCGAAACCCGCGGCGTGCCCCTCAGCCAGATCCGCAGCGGTCGCTGA
- a CDS encoding alpha/beta hydrolase, with the protein MDVSTTPVEFRAGEDVIRGSFHLPSTSGPLPAVALGHGWGMVAGGDLEDYARIIAAQGIACLTFDYRRLGKSSGLPRQEIDPAWQQEDYRTAITYLCSRPEIDAQRIGIWGTSYSGGHVLAVGATDRRVKCVVSQVPTISGYLSGLRKIHPRHADKLQRFFADDRLARLNGQPPGTMREVGQDEGPDVAYPGAESYDYMIGQAARCPEWRNEVTIRSLELARSYEPGQWVSRIGPAALLMIVADNDLQTPTDLQLDAFTQAREPKELLLLQGGHYCAYQQHFETTSSAAARWFSTHL; encoded by the coding sequence ATGGACGTTTCAACCACCCCTGTGGAATTTCGCGCCGGTGAGGATGTCATTCGCGGCTCCTTCCATCTGCCGTCGACGAGCGGACCGCTTCCCGCCGTTGCCCTCGGACACGGCTGGGGAATGGTCGCGGGCGGTGATCTCGAGGACTATGCCCGCATCATTGCGGCACAGGGCATCGCCTGCCTGACCTTCGATTATCGGCGGCTCGGCAAGAGCTCCGGACTGCCCCGCCAGGAGATCGATCCCGCCTGGCAGCAGGAGGATTACAGGACTGCGATCACCTATCTCTGTTCGCGCCCCGAAATCGACGCGCAGCGCATCGGGATCTGGGGAACCAGCTACAGCGGAGGCCATGTCCTCGCAGTCGGTGCCACCGATCGCCGGGTGAAATGCGTGGTGAGCCAGGTTCCGACGATCAGCGGCTACCTGTCCGGCCTGCGGAAGATCCACCCGCGCCACGCCGATAAGCTCCAGCGCTTCTTCGCGGATGACCGGTTGGCGCGCCTGAACGGACAACCGCCAGGCACGATGCGCGAGGTCGGGCAGGATGAGGGACCGGACGTCGCCTATCCCGGCGCGGAATCATACGACTACATGATCGGACAGGCCGCGCGCTGCCCCGAATGGCGCAACGAAGTGACCATTCGCTCTCTCGAACTCGCGCGCAGCTACGAGCCAGGGCAATGGGTGTCGCGGATCGGGCCCGCAGCGCTCCTGATGATCGTTGCCGACAACGACCTTCAGACGCCGACCGATCTTCAGCTCGACGCATTCACCCAGGCGCGCGAGCCCAAGGAATTGCTGCTGCTCCAGGGCGGCCATTACTGCGCCTATCAGCAGCATTTCGAGACGACGAGCAGCGCGGCAGCGCGCTGGTTCTCGACTCATCTCTAA